From the Saccharobesus litoralis genome, one window contains:
- the fadA gene encoding acetyl-CoA C-acyltransferase FadA: MINVVVIDCVRTPMGRSKGGVFRNVRAEDLSAEVIKGLLARNPKVDPAEIEDVIWGCVMQTLEQGFNIARNAALLAGLPKSVAAVTVNRLCGSSMQAIHDAARAIMTGMGDVFIVGGVEHMGHIPMTHGIDFHPLIAKNVAKGAGSMGLTAEMLARVHGISRQQQDEFAARSHARAHAATLEGRFANEIVPVMGHDANGNLVKVKQDEVIRPETTVDGLAALRPVFDPVNGTVTAGTSSALSDGASGLLLMSEQKAKSLGLTPIATIKSMAVAGCDPSIMGYGPVPATHKALKRAGVSINDIDIAELNEAFAAQSLPCVKDLGLLDVMDDKVNLNGGAIALGHPLGCSGARISTTLLNLMLANDAKLGLATMCIGLGQGIATVFERA; this comes from the coding sequence ATGATTAATGTAGTCGTTATTGATTGTGTGCGTACCCCAATGGGGCGCAGCAAAGGTGGTGTATTTCGCAACGTGCGTGCTGAAGATCTATCAGCAGAAGTGATTAAAGGCTTGCTGGCGCGTAACCCGAAAGTGGACCCAGCTGAAATTGAAGATGTGATTTGGGGTTGTGTCATGCAAACCTTAGAGCAAGGCTTTAATATTGCCCGCAACGCAGCCCTGTTGGCTGGATTACCCAAATCAGTTGCTGCGGTAACGGTAAACCGTTTGTGTGGGTCATCCATGCAGGCGATCCACGATGCTGCTCGTGCCATTATGACAGGCATGGGTGATGTGTTTATTGTTGGTGGCGTAGAGCATATGGGGCATATTCCAATGACGCATGGCATCGACTTTCACCCGTTAATTGCTAAAAATGTAGCTAAAGGTGCAGGCTCCATGGGCTTAACCGCAGAAATGCTAGCGCGGGTGCATGGTATTAGCCGACAACAACAAGACGAATTTGCGGCTCGTTCTCATGCTAGAGCTCATGCGGCAACGCTAGAAGGACGCTTTGCCAATGAAATTGTGCCCGTTATGGGACACGATGCTAACGGTAATCTTGTCAAAGTTAAACAGGATGAAGTGATCCGCCCAGAAACCACAGTTGATGGCCTAGCGGCATTGCGTCCTGTATTTGATCCAGTTAATGGCACGGTTACCGCAGGTACATCATCCGCTTTATCTGACGGTGCATCAGGCTTGTTACTGATGTCTGAACAAAAAGCCAAAAGTCTCGGTTTGACGCCTATCGCGACCATTAAATCTATGGCCGTGGCGGGATGTGATCCCTCAATCATGGGTTATGGTCCGGTACCGGCTACGCACAAAGCCTTAAAACGCGCGGGTGTAAGTATTAACGATATTGATATTGCTGAGCTTAACGAGGCCTTTGCGGCTCAATCTTTACCTTGTGTTAAAGATTTAGGTTTGCTTGACGTGATGGATGATAAGGTAAATCTAAATGGCGGCGCTATCGCTTTAGGCCATCCATTAGGTTGTTCTGGGGCGCGTATATCAACAACCCTACTCAATTTGATGTTAGCTAATGACGCCAAGCTGGGATTAGCCACTATGTGCATTGGCCTTGGGCAAGGCATAGCAACCGTATTTGAGCGGGCGTAA